A genomic stretch from Larimichthys crocea isolate SSNF chromosome XXII, L_crocea_2.0, whole genome shotgun sequence includes:
- the LOC109142256 gene encoding major histocompatibility complex class I-related gene protein, whose translation MKKLFFLLLFCQVSSSVKHSLKISITASSGLTNFPEFVATLMIDDILVCYCDSNRKKIELKQDWMKKLFEDDPQHLEWYTIECLQSEPIVFKYLINYLKQLFNQSGGVHIVQRVSGCEVDDETGEVSGFNQYGYDGEDFLSFDLKTSTWITPKPQASIMKQRWDADKAGTRFNVIYLTQ comes from the exons atgaaaaaattgtttttcttgcttctcTTCTGTCAAGTTTCATCATCGG TGAAACACTCTCTGAAAATTTCCATAACTGCATCTTCTGGACTCACAAACTTCCCAGAGTTTGTGGCAACTCTAATGATTGATGACATTTTGGTATGTTATTGTGACAGCAACAGAAAGAAGATAGAACTAAAACAGGACTGGATGAAAAAATTATTTGAAGACGATCCTCAGCATTTGGAGTGGTACACTATAGAGTGTCTTCAGAGTGAGCCAATCGTCTTCAAATACTTGATAAATTATTTGAAGCAGCTCTTCAACCAAAGTGGAG gtgtccaCATTGTACAGAGGGTGAGTGGTTGTGAGGTGGATGATGAGACTGGAGAGGTTAGCGGTTTCAATCAGTATGGTTATGATGGAGAAGACTTCTTATCATTTGACCTGAAGACATCGACATGGATCACTCCTAAACCACAGGCTTCCATCATGAAACAGAGATGGGATGCTGACAAAGCCGGAACACGATTCAATGTGATTTACCTCACACAG
- the LOC104936459 gene encoding periostin isoform X1, which yields MHQLLVVTLVLVALCSLGSVDSSAYDKIVSHSRIRARKEGPNVCALQQVLGTQKKYFSTCRNWYKGSICGKKAMVLYECCPGYMKLDGMKGCPAVAPIDHVYGTLGLVSATTTQQYADMSKLREEIEGKGSYTMFAPSDEAWKRLDPSVRSALESNVNIELFNALHFHMVNRRLLTKDLKNDMSLTSMYNDLGLYINHYSNGIVTVNCARIIHGNQVATNGVVHVIDRVISAVGSTIKEVLDVNEDLSSFGTVAMASGMMDKLDQPGHYTLFAPTNEAFDKLSPGYLESILGDKDVVKALMNYHLLNSVQCSEAIMAGTVYETAEGSTIEIGCDGDSLTVNGIKMVLKKDIVTTNGVIHLIDQVLIPDSAKEAKDLLGESQRTFNDMVSELGLAAAMGPKTEYTLLAPVNGAFTNEVMKTDQSLLRYILENHILKLKITLSELYNGQTLETLAGKLLRVFIYRTAVCIENACMLRGSKEGSNGALHVMSSLIKPAEKTMYESLVADGRFKIFLSLMEIAGLTDLLKQEGSYTMFAPTDEAFDGLTKEDFELLKGDLNALRTILLYHFSNGIFINGGLEGGVTNLLKTLQGNNLQVMSVNNSIHVNSVDVPDSDLMATNGVIHVVKNILYPADLPVGRQDLLVLLKKLIRYIQIKFVSGYSYAEIPLTFLKRIITTTHYIETVPDVSVVHEPIITKVTRVIETEPRVTELVIQGEPVITKVTRVIDVEPSTTKVTRVIAGDPSITKVTRVIAGDPSTTKVTRVIAGDPSTTKVTRVIAGDPSITKVTRLIEGQPTITKVTRVIEGGALGGDDDTGGSRYSSANEPFVIEGPDFSKITTIHSNPNLIDEESERITKIIKEGGRFAAARKAPAGMRRRPRLVRRHHKPRE from the exons ATGCATCAGCTGCTAGTGGTGACCTTAGTGCTGGTGGCACTCTGCTCTCTTGGGAGTGTGGATTCTTCAGCTTATGACAAGATAGTCAGCCACAGTCGCATACGGGCCAGGAAGGAAGG ACCCAATGTGTGCGCTCTGCAGCAGGTCCTGGGGACTCAAAAGAAGTACTTCAGCACATGCAGGAACTGGTACAAAGGCTCCATCTGCGGCAAGAAGGC catgGTCCTTTATGAGTGCTGTCCTGGGTACATGAAGCTGGATGGCATGAAAGGATGTCCTGCAG TGGCTCCTATTGACCATGTGTATGGTACACTGGGGCTCGTAAGCGCTACGACCACACAGCAATACGCTGACATGTCAAAGCTGAGAGAGGAAATTGAAGGCAAAGGCTCTTACACCATGTTTGCACCAAGCGATGAAGCCTGGAAGAGGCTGGATCCT AGTGTACGGTCTGCACTGGAGAGCAACGTAAACATCGAGCTATTCAATGCTCTTCACTTCCACATGGTGAACCGCCGTCTTCTGACCAAAGACCTGAAGAACGACATGTCTCTTACTTCAATGTACAATGACCTGGGGCTCTACATCAACCACTACTCAAATGGG ATCGTGACTGTGAACTGTGCCAGGATCATCCATGGTAACCAGGTGGCCACAAACGGTGTGGTGCATGTCATTGATCGGGTCATCAGTGCTGTTGGCAGCACCATCAAAGAAGTCCTGGATGTCAATGAGGACCTCTCCTCATTCGGT ACTGTGGCGATGGCTTCTGGTATGATGGACAAGCTGGACCAGCCTGGCCACTACACTCTGTTTGCTCCTACTAATGAAGCCTTTGACAAACTGAGCCCAGGCTACCTGGAGAGTATCCTGGGAGACAAGGATGTTGTTAAAG CTTTGATGAACTACCACCTGTTGAACAGCGTCCAGTGTTCAGAGGCAATCATGGCAGGCACAGTGTATGAGACCGCAGAGGGCAGCACCATAGAGATCGGCTGTGATGGCGACAGTCTGACAGTCAACGGCATCAAGATGGTACTGAAGAAGGACATTGTCACCACCAATGGTGTCATCCACCTCATCGACCAGGTGCTCATTCCTGACTCAG CTAAGGAAGCAAAGGATCTGTTGGGAGAGTCCCAGAGAACTTTCAACGACATGGTGTCCGAACTGGGCTTAGCTGCTGCCATGGGTCCAAAGACAGAGTACACACTCCTTGCTCCTGTCAACGGTGCCTTCACTA acgAAGTGATGAAAACAGACCAGAGCCTACTGAGGTACATTTTGGAAAACCACATCTTGAAGCTGAAAATTACACTGAGTGAGCTCTACAATGGTCAGACGCTGGAAACACTGGCTGGCAAACTGCTCAGAGTCTTCATTTACCGCACT GCTGTGTGCATAGaaaatgcatgcatgctgcGTGGCAGTAAAGAGGGAAGCAATGGCGCGCTCCATGTTATGAGCTCCCTCATCaaacctgcagagaaaacaatgtATGAGTCGCTGGTTGCTGACGGACGGTTCAA GATTTTCCTGTCACTGATGGAGATTGCAGGACTGACTGACCTGCTGAAGCAGGAAGGCTCCTACACCATGTTTGCACCAACTGATGAAGCCTTTGATGGCCTCACTAAAGAGGACTTTGAACTGCTTAAAG GTGATCTGAATGCTTTGAGGACGATTCTGCTGTACCACTTCAGTAATGGCATCTTCATCAATGGAGGATTAGAGGGAGGCGTTACCAATCTGCTCAAAACCCTTCAGGGCAACAATCTGCAAGTCATGTCT gtAAACAACTCTATCCATGTTAACTCTGTGGATGTGCCAGACAGTGACCTGATGGCAACAAATGGTGTGATCCATGTGGTGAAGAACATCCTCTATCCCGCAG ACCTTCCTGTGGGCCGCCAGGACCTCCTGGTCCTCCTGAAGAAACTGATTAGGTACATCCAGATAAAG tttgtttctgGATATTCTTATGCTGAGATCCCGCTGACTTTCCTCA AGAGGATCATTACGACCACACATTACATCGAAACAG TCCCTGATGTATCGGTCGTCCATGAGCCAATCATCACCAAGGTAACAAGAGTCATTGAGACAGAGCCAAGAGTAACTGAGTTGGTCATCCAGGGGGAGCCGGTGATCACCAAGGTGACCAGGGTCATCGACGTAGAGCCTTCCACCACAAAAGTGACCAGGGTCATTGCGGGGGATCCTTCCATCACAAAAGTGACCAGGGTCATTGCGGGGGATCCTTCCACCACAAAAGTGACCAGGGTCATTGCGGGGGATCCTTCCACCACAAAAGTGACCAGGGTCATTGCGGGGGATCCTTCCATCACAAAAGTAACCAGGCTCATTGAGGGACAGCCTACTATTACCAAGGTTACAAGAGTTATTGAAG GTGGAGCTCTCGGTGGAGATGATGACACAG GTGGATCCAGATACAGCTCAGCGAACGAACCGTTTGTCATTGAGG GCCCAGACTTTTCTAAGATCACCACCATCCACAGCAACCCAAACCTGATCGATGAGGAATCAGAGAGAATTACCAAAATCATTAAAG AGGGAGGTAGATTTGCTGCAGCAAGGAAAGCTCCAG cTGGAATGAGGAGGAGACCAAGGCTGGTCAGGCGTCACCATAAGCCAAGGGAGTGA
- the LOC104936459 gene encoding periostin isoform X2, whose translation MHQLLVVTLVLVALCSLGSVDSSAYDKIVSHSRIRARKEGPNVCALQQVLGTQKKYFSTCRNWYKGSICGKKAMVLYECCPGYMKLDGMKGCPAVAPIDHVYGTLGLVSATTTQQYADMSKLREEIEGKGSYTMFAPSDEAWKRLDPSVRSALESNVNIELFNALHFHMVNRRLLTKDLKNDMSLTSMYNDLGLYINHYSNGIVTVNCARIIHGNQVATNGVVHVIDRVISAVGSTIKEVLDVNEDLSSFGTVAMASGMMDKLDQPGHYTLFAPTNEAFDKLSPGYLESILGDKDVVKALMNYHLLNSVQCSEAIMAGTVYETAEGSTIEIGCDGDSLTVNGIKMVLKKDIVTTNGVIHLIDQVLIPDSAKEAKDLLGESQRTFNDMVSELGLAAAMGPKTEYTLLAPVNGAFTNEVMKTDQSLLRYILENHILKLKITLSELYNGQTLETLAGKLLRVFIYRTAVCIENACMLRGSKEGSNGALHVMSSLIKPAEKTMYESLVADGRFKIFLSLMEIAGLTDLLKQEGSYTMFAPTDEAFDGLTKEDFELLKGDLNALRTILLYHFSNGIFINGGLEGGVTNLLKTLQGNNLQVMSVNNSIHVNSVDVPDSDLMATNGVIHVVKNILYPADLPVGRQDLLVLLKKLIRYIQIKFVSGYSYAEIPLTFLKRIITTTHYIETVPDVSVVHEPIITKVTRVIETEPRVTELVIQGEPVITKVTRVIDVEPSTTKVTRVIAGDPSITKVTRVIAGDPSTTKVTRVIAGDPSITKVTRLIEGQPTITKVTRVIEGGALGGDDDTGGSRYSSANEPFVIEGPDFSKITTIHSNPNLIDEESERITKIIKEGGRFAAARKAPAGMRRRPRLVRRHHKPRE comes from the exons ATGCATCAGCTGCTAGTGGTGACCTTAGTGCTGGTGGCACTCTGCTCTCTTGGGAGTGTGGATTCTTCAGCTTATGACAAGATAGTCAGCCACAGTCGCATACGGGCCAGGAAGGAAGG ACCCAATGTGTGCGCTCTGCAGCAGGTCCTGGGGACTCAAAAGAAGTACTTCAGCACATGCAGGAACTGGTACAAAGGCTCCATCTGCGGCAAGAAGGC catgGTCCTTTATGAGTGCTGTCCTGGGTACATGAAGCTGGATGGCATGAAAGGATGTCCTGCAG TGGCTCCTATTGACCATGTGTATGGTACACTGGGGCTCGTAAGCGCTACGACCACACAGCAATACGCTGACATGTCAAAGCTGAGAGAGGAAATTGAAGGCAAAGGCTCTTACACCATGTTTGCACCAAGCGATGAAGCCTGGAAGAGGCTGGATCCT AGTGTACGGTCTGCACTGGAGAGCAACGTAAACATCGAGCTATTCAATGCTCTTCACTTCCACATGGTGAACCGCCGTCTTCTGACCAAAGACCTGAAGAACGACATGTCTCTTACTTCAATGTACAATGACCTGGGGCTCTACATCAACCACTACTCAAATGGG ATCGTGACTGTGAACTGTGCCAGGATCATCCATGGTAACCAGGTGGCCACAAACGGTGTGGTGCATGTCATTGATCGGGTCATCAGTGCTGTTGGCAGCACCATCAAAGAAGTCCTGGATGTCAATGAGGACCTCTCCTCATTCGGT ACTGTGGCGATGGCTTCTGGTATGATGGACAAGCTGGACCAGCCTGGCCACTACACTCTGTTTGCTCCTACTAATGAAGCCTTTGACAAACTGAGCCCAGGCTACCTGGAGAGTATCCTGGGAGACAAGGATGTTGTTAAAG CTTTGATGAACTACCACCTGTTGAACAGCGTCCAGTGTTCAGAGGCAATCATGGCAGGCACAGTGTATGAGACCGCAGAGGGCAGCACCATAGAGATCGGCTGTGATGGCGACAGTCTGACAGTCAACGGCATCAAGATGGTACTGAAGAAGGACATTGTCACCACCAATGGTGTCATCCACCTCATCGACCAGGTGCTCATTCCTGACTCAG CTAAGGAAGCAAAGGATCTGTTGGGAGAGTCCCAGAGAACTTTCAACGACATGGTGTCCGAACTGGGCTTAGCTGCTGCCATGGGTCCAAAGACAGAGTACACACTCCTTGCTCCTGTCAACGGTGCCTTCACTA acgAAGTGATGAAAACAGACCAGAGCCTACTGAGGTACATTTTGGAAAACCACATCTTGAAGCTGAAAATTACACTGAGTGAGCTCTACAATGGTCAGACGCTGGAAACACTGGCTGGCAAACTGCTCAGAGTCTTCATTTACCGCACT GCTGTGTGCATAGaaaatgcatgcatgctgcGTGGCAGTAAAGAGGGAAGCAATGGCGCGCTCCATGTTATGAGCTCCCTCATCaaacctgcagagaaaacaatgtATGAGTCGCTGGTTGCTGACGGACGGTTCAA GATTTTCCTGTCACTGATGGAGATTGCAGGACTGACTGACCTGCTGAAGCAGGAAGGCTCCTACACCATGTTTGCACCAACTGATGAAGCCTTTGATGGCCTCACTAAAGAGGACTTTGAACTGCTTAAAG GTGATCTGAATGCTTTGAGGACGATTCTGCTGTACCACTTCAGTAATGGCATCTTCATCAATGGAGGATTAGAGGGAGGCGTTACCAATCTGCTCAAAACCCTTCAGGGCAACAATCTGCAAGTCATGTCT gtAAACAACTCTATCCATGTTAACTCTGTGGATGTGCCAGACAGTGACCTGATGGCAACAAATGGTGTGATCCATGTGGTGAAGAACATCCTCTATCCCGCAG ACCTTCCTGTGGGCCGCCAGGACCTCCTGGTCCTCCTGAAGAAACTGATTAGGTACATCCAGATAAAG tttgtttctgGATATTCTTATGCTGAGATCCCGCTGACTTTCCTCA AGAGGATCATTACGACCACACATTACATCGAAACAG TCCCTGATGTATCGGTCGTCCATGAGCCAATCATCACCAAGGTAACAAGAGTCATTGAGACAGAGCCAAGAGTAACTGAGTTGGTCATCCAGGGGGAGCCGGTGATCACCAAGGTGACCAGGGTCATCGACGTAGAGCCTTCCACCACAAAAGTGACCAGGGTCATTGCGGGGGATCCTTCCATCACAAAAGTGACCAGG GTCATTGCGGGGGATCCTTCCACCACAAAAGTGACCAGGGTCATTGCGGGGGATCCTTCCATCACAAAAGTAACCAGGCTCATTGAGGGACAGCCTACTATTACCAAGGTTACAAGAGTTATTGAAG GTGGAGCTCTCGGTGGAGATGATGACACAG GTGGATCCAGATACAGCTCAGCGAACGAACCGTTTGTCATTGAGG GCCCAGACTTTTCTAAGATCACCACCATCCACAGCAACCCAAACCTGATCGATGAGGAATCAGAGAGAATTACCAAAATCATTAAAG AGGGAGGTAGATTTGCTGCAGCAAGGAAAGCTCCAG cTGGAATGAGGAGGAGACCAAGGCTGGTCAGGCGTCACCATAAGCCAAGGGAGTGA
- the LOC104936459 gene encoding periostin isoform X3, with protein sequence MHQLLVVTLVLVALCSLGSVDSSAYDKIVSHSRIRARKEGPNVCALQQVLGTQKKYFSTCRNWYKGSICGKKAMVLYECCPGYMKLDGMKGCPAVAPIDHVYGTLGLVSATTTQQYADMSKLREEIEGKGSYTMFAPSDEAWKRLDPSVRSALESNVNIELFNALHFHMVNRRLLTKDLKNDMSLTSMYNDLGLYINHYSNGIVTVNCARIIHGNQVATNGVVHVIDRVISAVGSTIKEVLDVNEDLSSFGTVAMASGMMDKLDQPGHYTLFAPTNEAFDKLSPGYLESILGDKDVVKALMNYHLLNSVQCSEAIMAGTVYETAEGSTIEIGCDGDSLTVNGIKMVLKKDIVTTNGVIHLIDQVLIPDSAKEAKDLLGESQRTFNDMVSELGLAAAMGPKTEYTLLAPVNGAFTNEVMKTDQSLLRYILENHILKLKITLSELYNGQTLETLAGKLLRVFIYRTAVCIENACMLRGSKEGSNGALHVMSSLIKPAEKTMYESLVADGRFKIFLSLMEIAGLTDLLKQEGSYTMFAPTDEAFDGLTKEDFELLKGDLNALRTILLYHFSNGIFINGGLEGGVTNLLKTLQGNNLQVMSVNNSIHVNSVDVPDSDLMATNGVIHVVKNILYPADLPVGRQDLLVLLKKLIRYIQIKFVSGYSYAEIPLTFLKRIITTTHYIETVPDVSVVHEPIITKVTRVIETEPRVTELVIQGEPVITKVTRVIDVEPSTTKVTRVIAGDPSITKVTRVIAGDPSTTKVTRVIAGDPSTTKVTRVIAGDPSITKVTRLIEGQPTITKVTRVIEGGALGGDDDTGPDFSKITTIHSNPNLIDEESERITKIIKEGGRFAAARKAPAGMRRRPRLVRRHHKPRE encoded by the exons ATGCATCAGCTGCTAGTGGTGACCTTAGTGCTGGTGGCACTCTGCTCTCTTGGGAGTGTGGATTCTTCAGCTTATGACAAGATAGTCAGCCACAGTCGCATACGGGCCAGGAAGGAAGG ACCCAATGTGTGCGCTCTGCAGCAGGTCCTGGGGACTCAAAAGAAGTACTTCAGCACATGCAGGAACTGGTACAAAGGCTCCATCTGCGGCAAGAAGGC catgGTCCTTTATGAGTGCTGTCCTGGGTACATGAAGCTGGATGGCATGAAAGGATGTCCTGCAG TGGCTCCTATTGACCATGTGTATGGTACACTGGGGCTCGTAAGCGCTACGACCACACAGCAATACGCTGACATGTCAAAGCTGAGAGAGGAAATTGAAGGCAAAGGCTCTTACACCATGTTTGCACCAAGCGATGAAGCCTGGAAGAGGCTGGATCCT AGTGTACGGTCTGCACTGGAGAGCAACGTAAACATCGAGCTATTCAATGCTCTTCACTTCCACATGGTGAACCGCCGTCTTCTGACCAAAGACCTGAAGAACGACATGTCTCTTACTTCAATGTACAATGACCTGGGGCTCTACATCAACCACTACTCAAATGGG ATCGTGACTGTGAACTGTGCCAGGATCATCCATGGTAACCAGGTGGCCACAAACGGTGTGGTGCATGTCATTGATCGGGTCATCAGTGCTGTTGGCAGCACCATCAAAGAAGTCCTGGATGTCAATGAGGACCTCTCCTCATTCGGT ACTGTGGCGATGGCTTCTGGTATGATGGACAAGCTGGACCAGCCTGGCCACTACACTCTGTTTGCTCCTACTAATGAAGCCTTTGACAAACTGAGCCCAGGCTACCTGGAGAGTATCCTGGGAGACAAGGATGTTGTTAAAG CTTTGATGAACTACCACCTGTTGAACAGCGTCCAGTGTTCAGAGGCAATCATGGCAGGCACAGTGTATGAGACCGCAGAGGGCAGCACCATAGAGATCGGCTGTGATGGCGACAGTCTGACAGTCAACGGCATCAAGATGGTACTGAAGAAGGACATTGTCACCACCAATGGTGTCATCCACCTCATCGACCAGGTGCTCATTCCTGACTCAG CTAAGGAAGCAAAGGATCTGTTGGGAGAGTCCCAGAGAACTTTCAACGACATGGTGTCCGAACTGGGCTTAGCTGCTGCCATGGGTCCAAAGACAGAGTACACACTCCTTGCTCCTGTCAACGGTGCCTTCACTA acgAAGTGATGAAAACAGACCAGAGCCTACTGAGGTACATTTTGGAAAACCACATCTTGAAGCTGAAAATTACACTGAGTGAGCTCTACAATGGTCAGACGCTGGAAACACTGGCTGGCAAACTGCTCAGAGTCTTCATTTACCGCACT GCTGTGTGCATAGaaaatgcatgcatgctgcGTGGCAGTAAAGAGGGAAGCAATGGCGCGCTCCATGTTATGAGCTCCCTCATCaaacctgcagagaaaacaatgtATGAGTCGCTGGTTGCTGACGGACGGTTCAA GATTTTCCTGTCACTGATGGAGATTGCAGGACTGACTGACCTGCTGAAGCAGGAAGGCTCCTACACCATGTTTGCACCAACTGATGAAGCCTTTGATGGCCTCACTAAAGAGGACTTTGAACTGCTTAAAG GTGATCTGAATGCTTTGAGGACGATTCTGCTGTACCACTTCAGTAATGGCATCTTCATCAATGGAGGATTAGAGGGAGGCGTTACCAATCTGCTCAAAACCCTTCAGGGCAACAATCTGCAAGTCATGTCT gtAAACAACTCTATCCATGTTAACTCTGTGGATGTGCCAGACAGTGACCTGATGGCAACAAATGGTGTGATCCATGTGGTGAAGAACATCCTCTATCCCGCAG ACCTTCCTGTGGGCCGCCAGGACCTCCTGGTCCTCCTGAAGAAACTGATTAGGTACATCCAGATAAAG tttgtttctgGATATTCTTATGCTGAGATCCCGCTGACTTTCCTCA AGAGGATCATTACGACCACACATTACATCGAAACAG TCCCTGATGTATCGGTCGTCCATGAGCCAATCATCACCAAGGTAACAAGAGTCATTGAGACAGAGCCAAGAGTAACTGAGTTGGTCATCCAGGGGGAGCCGGTGATCACCAAGGTGACCAGGGTCATCGACGTAGAGCCTTCCACCACAAAAGTGACCAGGGTCATTGCGGGGGATCCTTCCATCACAAAAGTGACCAGGGTCATTGCGGGGGATCCTTCCACCACAAAAGTGACCAGGGTCATTGCGGGGGATCCTTCCACCACAAAAGTGACCAGGGTCATTGCGGGGGATCCTTCCATCACAAAAGTAACCAGGCTCATTGAGGGACAGCCTACTATTACCAAGGTTACAAGAGTTATTGAAG GTGGAGCTCTCGGTGGAGATGATGACACAG GCCCAGACTTTTCTAAGATCACCACCATCCACAGCAACCCAAACCTGATCGATGAGGAATCAGAGAGAATTACCAAAATCATTAAAG AGGGAGGTAGATTTGCTGCAGCAAGGAAAGCTCCAG cTGGAATGAGGAGGAGACCAAGGCTGGTCAGGCGTCACCATAAGCCAAGGGAGTGA